From the genome of Sporomusa sphaeroides DSM 2875:
AGGACACATAATCCGGTGAAACCGGACCGATGAAGGATTTGAAAGCAACACAACCCTTATCATCCAGTTCGTGCAGTGTACCCAGATTGTAATCTACAAGTCCGCCCCAAAAGCAATAGTCCACATACGCGTTAGGAGAAACATGCGCCAGCTTATTGTCAAAAATTTGTCCGTCGGTAAGCGCCGGCTCATTTTGCAGCGGCATATCAACGATGGTGGTAAAGCCTCCCACGCCGGCCGCGGCTGTACCGTGAGAATAATCTTCCCGCCAGTTGTAGCCGGGATCATTCAAATGGGCGTGACTGTCAATAGCTCCCGGGAAAACATAGTTGCCCTGAGCATCAATCGTTTTGTCTGCTTGAACATCAGTACCCGGTTCAACGATGGCTGCGATCTTGCCTGCCTTGACACATACACTTGCCGCAAAAACTCTGTCTGCTGTTACTACCTTGCCATTTTTAATAACCAGATCAAACATGTCAAACCCCCCTTTAAAAAATAGCTTCCCTTATAAAACTTTTATTTATAAGCTAACTCGTATAAAACCCCGACCAAAGCCTTTACCCCTTGCGCCAAGTCGCGGGGATCGGTATATTCTAACGGTGAATGACTGAGGCCTTTGTGACTTGGCACAAACAGCATTCCGGTCGGTATTACCGGCGCCATAATCTGGGAATCATGCCCTGCCCCGCTATGCATCATTTTGTAACTCAAGCCGTCTTTTTCGCATTGTTGTTTCATAATTTCTACGATGCCGGTATCCATCGGTACCGGATCAACATCCATCCACATATCAATGTGGATTCCCACACCTGCCTGGGAGGCAATTTCCTGCATTGCCGCAGTCACTTCCTCAGTAAACCTGACCAAAACATCTTTATGAGTATGCCGCGCATCTAACGTAAACAAAGCCTTGCCTGGTACAACATTGACAATATTAGGCTCGATTTCCACTTTGCCTACGGTGGCAACCAGCGGATCGCCATAGCCTTTCGTTATATCCATAATTGCGCAGATAATGCTGCTGGCCGCATGAAGCGCATCCTTGCGGTAGCCCATAGGTGTTGTGCCGGCATGATTAGCCTGGCCGGTAATCTCGATCGTGAAACGCCGCTGTCCGACAATATGCCCGACAATACCTACCGATTTTTTTTCAATTTCCAGCACGCCGCCCTGCTCTACATGAACCTCCAAAAAGGCCTTCAGGTCTTTGCGTACAGCACGTTCTGTCGGCCGGAAAGCAAAACCGGCTTTGCGCATAGCTTCCGTAAACGGTATGCCGTCAAAATCCACCATGTTTTCCACGTCTTCCCGTTTGGCAATACCTAAGATATTCTTGACGCCCCAGTAAACATACGGAAAACGGCTGCCTTCCTCTTCGGCTATGGACACCACTTCAATGTTGCGCAGCGGTTGTCCGTACTCTCTTTTTAAATACTCCAACGCAACAATTCCGGCAATAATCCCAAATTGACCGTCATATAACCCGCCGTTTTTGACGGTGTCGACATGAGAACCTGTCAGAATGGTTTCCTCCGGATATGTTGACCCTTCCAGCCGGCCAAACAAATTGCCGACATCATCATAATGCACGGCAAACCCTGCCTGCCGCATATATTTTTCTAAGTTTCTTTGCGCTTCCGTCCATTCAGGCTTATACAGGAAACGTGAGACTCCCCCTTCGGGATCTTTGCCAAATTCTCCTAGCCACTTTAAAAGCTTCTCGGTCTCTTGTCCAAAATCAAACGTGCTCATGCTTCTCCTCCGTCATAGCTAATTGTGGGCAGTAGAATTACCTAGTAGTTAATTCTCTTACCTATAATCTTTCATTTTTTTTGCTGTTACATCCCCCCTGCTGACACTTTTCTGTAAACTCTCTCCCTTTAGCTAATAGAATTATACCGAATTTTTTCACTTTTCCACCAGTGCATAGTTAGCAAATAAAGCAGCGACAATTGTGCATATTGCATAGTTCTCTCCGACAGCGTTTTTGCTGATAATCTGCATGAAAGAATACGGCAGGCGGGTAGGATATTGATAGCACACCGCCACTGGTGTTACAGCAAATTTTGGTTCCAATAAAGGTAATTTATACCATATCCGGCAAGGAGTTTTACATTTTTTTGTCGAACAGACTTATTACTTGACTAAAATAGCAACATTAAACAGAACTGAGGGATGATCATGCATCTCACCATCAAAGATGTTTTGCAGCTTTTCCAGGAGCAGTCGGTCAACTTGGTTGCCGGTGCCAACGGCCTGAATAATATTATTTTGTCAACAAACATAATGGACGCACCCGATATAGCCAACTGGGCCAAACCCGGTGATTTAATATTAACCACCGGCTATACCTTTAAAGACGACCCGGTACTGCAAGAGCAGCTCATTCGCGAACTTGCGGCAGTCGGCATTGCCGGCCTGGCCATTAAGACCAAGCGCTTTTTGCCCGAAGTGCCGCTGATCATAAAAGCTCTGGCCGACGAGCTGAGCCTGCCGATCATCGAACTGCCGTTAACGCTGTCTCTGTCTGAAATCCTGAATCCAATTATCAGCAGCATTGCCGCACGCCAATCTTACTTACTGGGCCGCTCCAATGAGATACACAAAACCCTTACCAATGTAGCCATTAAGGGCGGCGGACTGAATGCCATTATCGCCTGCCTGGGCAAGCTTACCCAATGTCCTGTCGGCTGCTATGATATCCATGGTTCGGTCCTCAGCCACTGGCTGCCGGAAAGTATTCCCGGAGTGGATAAAAGGATTTTTAAGCAGCTGGACAAGCTGCTGTTAAACCAGGTTACTCAAAATGAGTATCTGCAGGCCAAGCTGTCCCAGGCCAAAACCCCTTATACCCAGCAGGTGACGGTAGAAGGCTATGAGCTGTTACTAACCTCGCTGGCCATCATGTCAGACAATGAATTTTTCGGCCATATCTCCCTCCTGCAGCCCACCGATGCCTTTCTGGACATAAACTGCATGGCGCTGGAACACACCTGCACCGTGGCTGCTCTCGACTTCCTGAAAAAGAAAGCCGTATCGGAGAGCCACCGCCTTTATTCCCGGGATATTCTCGAACATATTTTGTTCGGCGACCTGACCAATCAAACCACTACCGAAACCTTAGCCACCTCCAAGCTGTCCAAAGCCAAATTGCTGGAGTGCTCAGTCATTGAAATAAATGAAAGCGAAGGAGACGTAAACCTGCCGGTTATGGCTACCCGCCTGTACAAAACAACCCAGCAGCTAGTCAGTGCCCAACATCCTTTATCCTTAATTTCCGAACGAACAGGCAAAATTATCGTATTAATTGCTTTCACCGGTACACTGACCAGGCCTGACCCGGAAATATACACCCAGTTGCTGGAAGCCTTCAAAGAGCACTATACCGCAACCATCTCCATCGGTGTGGGAACAGCCGTTACCGATATCCGCTCTGTCCGCCAAAGCTACCAGGATGCTCTGACCTGCCTGAACTTAGGCCGTATCACGAAAGCCGGCGGGCATATTAC
Proteins encoded in this window:
- the allC gene encoding allantoate deiminase produces the protein MSTFDFGQETEKLLKWLGEFGKDPEGGVSRFLYKPEWTEAQRNLEKYMRQAGFAVHYDDVGNLFGRLEGSTYPEETILTGSHVDTVKNGGLYDGQFGIIAGIVALEYLKREYGQPLRNIEVVSIAEEEGSRFPYVYWGVKNILGIAKREDVENMVDFDGIPFTEAMRKAGFAFRPTERAVRKDLKAFLEVHVEQGGVLEIEKKSVGIVGHIVGQRRFTIEITGQANHAGTTPMGYRKDALHAASSIICAIMDITKGYGDPLVATVGKVEIEPNIVNVVPGKALFTLDARHTHKDVLVRFTEEVTAAMQEIASQAGVGIHIDMWMDVDPVPMDTGIVEIMKQQCEKDGLSYKMMHSGAGHDSQIMAPVIPTGMLFVPSHKGLSHSPLEYTDPRDLAQGVKALVGVLYELAYK
- a CDS encoding PucR family transcriptional regulator produces the protein MHLTIKDVLQLFQEQSVNLVAGANGLNNIILSTNIMDAPDIANWAKPGDLILTTGYTFKDDPVLQEQLIRELAAVGIAGLAIKTKRFLPEVPLIIKALADELSLPIIELPLTLSLSEILNPIISSIAARQSYLLGRSNEIHKTLTNVAIKGGGLNAIIACLGKLTQCPVGCYDIHGSVLSHWLPESIPGVDKRIFKQLDKLLLNQVTQNEYLQAKLSQAKTPYTQQVTVEGYELLLTSLAIMSDNEFFGHISLLQPTDAFLDINCMALEHTCTVAALDFLKKKAVSESHRLYSRDILEHILFGDLTNQTTTETLATSKLSKAKLLECSVIEINESEGDVNLPVMATRLYKTTQQLVSAQHPLSLISERTGKIIVLIAFTGTLTRPDPEIYTQLLEAFKEHYTATISIGVGTAVTDIRSVRQSYQDALTCLNLGRITKAGGHITYPYEIASYALLENPDTASLLTHVYEATLAKLENSDTLHGTELVKTLEKYLEYDKNLTDSAKELYIHRNTLTNRLERIHDITDLDFSNREFLFGLRLALRQRKLRRQKLR